From Kwoniella dendrophila CBS 6074 chromosome 11, complete sequence, a single genomic window includes:
- a CDS encoding translation machinery-associated protein 22, with amino-acid sequence MTSVAGPSTKPITPHYCEICSLPTEYCEFGPSFSKCKTWLENEDKDEFERLWGEGNLVSRIGTLSIEKQEKLEADAVKAEKKAIKKAEAEANKKKETKIIIKRSERTKRKHQTHVQNLELFGIDLKKAAKLFAGKFATGSSVSKTPQGEEEIVIQGDVGDEIVEMLKAQVGVLKGAPADQVTRIEVKKKKAEDEAAA; translated from the exons ATGACTTCGgtagctggaccttcaactaaaccaATCACACCACATTATTGTGAAATATGTTCTTTACCAACTGAATATTGTGAATTTGgaccatcattttcaaaatgTAAAACTTGGTTagagaatgaagataaagacGAATTTGAGAGATTATGGGGAGAAG GTAACTTGGTTTCTAGAATCGGtacattatcaattgaaaaacaagaaaagttagaagctgatgctgttaaagctgaaaagaaagcaattaaaaaagctgaagctgaagctaataaaaaaaaagaaactaaaattATTATAAAAAGATCAGAAAGAACAAAACGTAAACATCAAACACATGTTCAAAATTTAGAATTATTTGGAATAGATTTGAAAAAAGCTGCAAAATTATTCGCAGGTAAATTTGCAACAGGTTCAAGTGTTTCAAAAACTCcacaaggtgaagaagaaattgttattcaaggtgatgtaggtgaTGAAATT GTGGAAATGTTGAAAGCTCAAGTGGGTGTATTAAAAGGTGCTCCAGCAGATCAAGTGACAAGG ATCgaggtaaaaaagaagaaagcagAGGATGAAGCAGCAGCTTAA